GGCACACGAGATCGCCGCCGCACTGGCTTACCTTGCCCAGCGCGAACGCCCGCTGCAGGTCGAAGAGTCCGGCCGTGGCTGGGACGTGGCGACCACCGCGACCAGCGCCGGCGGTCGTCCTCCGCGCGAAGAGCACTTCACCACCGGCGCACCGCGTGAGCGCACCGAGCGCCCGAACCGGGACGAGATCCTCGCCCGCCGCCGCTCGTTTGCCGATGGCGCGCTGGCGCGCTACCGCATCGAAGTCGGTCGCAACCAGGGCGCGAGCCCCAAGGAGATCGTCGGCGCAATCGCCAACGAAGGCGGAATCGACGGTCGCTTCATCGGCCAGATCCACCTCTTCAACGATTTCTCCACGGTCGAGTTGCCGGCCAACCTGCCCGACGACCTGCTGGGCGTGCTCAAGCGCACCCGGGTCAAGCAGTGCGCCCTCAACATCCGCCCGCTGACCGACGAAGAGGCGCTGGCCACCCCCGAGCGTCCGCGCGCGCCGCGCGGCGACCATGCACCGCGTGGCGACCACGCACCGCGCCGCGAGGACAGCCCGCGCCGTGAGCACACGCCGCGCCGGGACGACAGCTTCGGCGATCGCCGCCCGCCCCGCCCCGCAGGCGGTGAGGGCAAGCCGGCCTGGGGCAACAAGCCTGCCGGTGGCTATGAAAAGCCCGCCGGCAGCTATGGCAAGCCCGGTGCGCCGAAGCCGTGGAGCGGTGCCCCGCGTCGCGACGATCGCGGCCCTTCGCGCTCGGGCCCCGATCGCTCGGGCTCTGCGCCCTTCTCGGCCGGCAAGCCGAAAAAGCGCAGGGAAGACTGAGTGCCCGCCACCGCAAGCAGCGGGGCGCCGTTTGCGGGCCTGACACCGGACTTCGTCCTCGATGCACTGGAGAGTGTCGGCCTGCGGCCTGACGGCCGCCTGCTGGCACTCAACAGCTACGAAAACCGCGTCTATCAGGTCGGCATCGAAGACGGCCCGATGCTGGTGGTCAAGTTCTATCGTCCCGCGCGCTGGACTGACGCAGCCATCCTCGAGGAGCACAGCTACACCGCGGAACTGGCCGAACGCGAGATCCCGGTGGCGGAGCCGGTCATCATCGGTGGCCGCAGCCTGCACCTCCATGACGGCATGCGCTTCACGCTGTTCCCGCGCCTGAGCGGACGCGCACCGGAACTGTCCGATCCGGCCACGCTGGAGTGGCTGGGCCGGTTCATCGGCCGCATCCATGCCGTCGGTGCGCTGCACCCGTTCAAGTCCCGTCCGGCACTCGATATCGCCAGCTTCGGCGAAGAACCCCGTGCCTGGCTCCTCGCACACGATTTCATTCCCGCCGACATCCTTCCGGCGTGGAAGAGCACGGCGGATCAGGCGCTCGACGGCGTGCGCCGCGCCTTTGACCGTGCAGGCAAGTTCGCCTCACTGCGCCTGCATGGCGACTGCCATATGGGCAACGTACTGTGGCAGCAGGGCGCAGGCGGCGGGCCGCAGTTCGTCGACTTCGACGATGCGCGCATGGGGCCGGCGATTCAGGACTTGTGGATGCTGCTCTCGGGTGAGCGCCACGAGCAGGTCGGGCAGCTCGCCGACATCCTCGCCGGCTACGAGGACTTCATGGACTTTTCACCGCGCGAGCTCCACCTGATCGAAGCCTTGCGCACGCTGCGCCTCATCCACTATTCGGCGTGGCTCGCACGACGCTGGAACGACCCCGCCTTCACCGCCGCGTTTCCGTGGTTCAACACACAGCATTACTGGCAGGACCGCGTGCTCGAACTGCGTGAACAGATTGCGCTGATGGACGAGCCGCCGCTCTGGCCAGCCTGAGCCCCGGACAAGCGTCCGGTTACGCCGACATTGCGGAGCACAACTGCGACAACGAGCGCTAAACTCGTGCCACGCGTCTAGCCCTTCCATTCGTTCAACATGCAACTTCAGGCCTGGTATCACTCCTGCTCTGCCGGTTTCACGCTGCGCGGAGAGCACTCCCTGCCCTCGGGCAAACCGGTGCTTCATTTCGTACACGGAAACGGATACTGCGGTCGGACCTACGAGCCGATGCTGGCGCGCCTCACGCCCCACTTCGATCTCTTCCTGTCGGACATCCAGGGCCACGGAGACAGCGACCACGGCGGCCGCTTTCATGGCTGGAACCGCACGGCCGCGCTGTGTCTGGAAGCATGGCGCGCACGCGGCACCCTCTTCGGCGATGTGCCGGTGTTCGCGGTCGGGCACAGCTTCGGTGGCGTCATTACCAGCCTGATGCTGGCCAAAGCGCCTGATCAGTTTTCACGTGCCGTCCTGCTCGACCCGGTCCTCTTTCCACCCGCCATGATCGGACTGATGGCCCTGTCCGACGTCGTCGGGCTGTACTCACGCAACACCCTCGCCCGCCGCACCCGCCAGCGCCGCCACCACTGGCCCGATCGCCAGTCGGCATTCACCTCGCTGCACGAGCGCGGCATGTTCAAGGGCTGGAAAGAAGAAGCCTTGTGGTCTTACGTCAATCATGCGTTGCGCAACACGCCGGAAGGCGGGGTCGAACTCAAATGCAGACCGGCCCGCGAAGCGGAGATCTTCAGCTCCTACCCGCGCCGACTGTGGTCGTCGCTGGCGCGAATCACCACCTCGACGCATGTGCTGCGCGGGGACAAAACCTACCCGTTTGCAGCCAAGGGCATCACCCGCTGGCGCGACAGCAATCCGGTAGTCAGCGAGCAGGTGATGCCTGGCGGCCACTGCTTCATGCAGGAAGATCCGGCGCGCAGCGCCGAGGCCATCTGCGCTTTTCTCAGCAAGGACGCGCAGCGCCAGCCCGGCGGATAGGGTCGATTAGTATCTGGCCGGCCCCATCAGCAACTCGGGCGCGACCTCGACCGTTTCCTCACCGTTAGTTACCCAGACATGACCGTCCTGCAGGGTGCATTGCAGGCGCATGCTGCGATCCGTGAGGCGCGCCAGGGCTGGGGCCACCTCGGGTGCGATGCGGAGCACACTGAGGCTCTGCTGGCGCGTGAGCTTGGCCTTGATGCCCTCCCACCAGACAGGGGCGGCCCGACCGTAGTTGATGACCACCACCTTGTCCGAGCGGCCGCAGGCTTTGCGAATCCACTTCTCGTCAGGCTGCCCGACGAAGATCCAGCGCTTGATCTCGCCGGTCAGGTCACGCTCCCACAGATCGGGCTCGTCATCGACGCAGAGTGCGTTGCCAAAGCTCAGCGCCGGGTCGGCATAGAGTGCGAAGGCGAGCAGGCGCACCATCATGCGATCGTCGGTTTCCGACGGGTGCCGGGCGAGCGTCAGCGCATGGTCGCCGTAGTAGCTGCGATCCATGTCTGCAATCTGCAGCTCAGCCTTGTAAATCGTTGCCTTCAGTGCCATCCGAACCGCCTCAGTAAAAACTTAATGAACCGTATCCGACGGACGGTTTGCACGTTGCCAGGCCACCACGGCCTGAGCCGCATGAGCCATGACCACATCGCGCTGCGGCGCCGGCAACTCGCGCGCGAGCGAGGCGAAGAGCGCCTGCGTGGCCTCCTGGGCCACGCCCTCTGCCGCCAGCCCTTCGGACAGGCAGCGAATCTGGATATGTGCCAGCGCATCGGCCACCAGGCGCCAGCCTGCACCCGGCATGTTCCCGACCAGCGCCAGCAGCAGGCTGCCGAGCTGGCCCGCCAGGCGCAGCGCTTCGTCGCGATTCTCGCTGGCAATCGACGAATGCCACAGCGCGAGGTGAATCCCGCGGCGCAGCTCGACCTTGAAATCGATCGCATTGGCCTCGGCCGCCGTCAGCGCCTCGAACTGCTGAAGAAAGCGGGACTCAGCCTGCGCATCGAGCCCGGTGCGCAGCGCGCCGAGAAGCTCGGAGAGCGCCGGAATTGCGGTGAGACCGAAGGCCTGACTCCAGGCCAGACCCCATTGGTCCGCACCGGCCACCAGCATGGCCAGGCGCAGGGCCCGTGCATCTTCGCCCTCCCCCGCGCGAGCCCAGTTGCGCATGGCCTCGCACAAAGCGGTCACGCCCTCGGCACGCTCCTGATCAGAGGCTTCGATGCTGAGCCGGAAGACGCGCGCAAAGGCGTCCTGCGCCGTGCGTGCGGCCTGACGCTGCACCTCGGGCGCGGCCAGCTTTTGCAGCGGGTCTGCGGGCAGAACGGTATCGGTGGAGGGCGCTGATGACATGACTCGGTTCCGTAAAGCGGGCGCATATTGTGCCGATCAGGACGCAATCGGGCAACGAAGGCCTTGCATTGCAGACAGAGTCAGGCTGGGCAGTGCAGCGAGGCGGTCAGTTTCGCAGCACTGCCACGATGCGGGGGTTGAAACGCGCCGGCCGCAGTTCTGCAGCCCGGCGCGCGCTCAGGATGCCCAGCGGAAGCTGGAGCGCGGCTTTTCCAGGGTCGGAACGCCGTCGCGCAGCGATGTCAGCATCCGGCTCAGGGCACCCGCATCCTCTTCGGTAAAGCCGCGCTTGAAATCGGTCAGGATGAGCCGCGAGCGGCTGAGCCAGTTGCCCGGTGCATCGTCGATCGCACACCAGGCCGCCGAGGCGACGTCGGGCTCGTGCTGTGCGAGCCAGAGCATGGATTCGCGCTCACGCAGGCCGTGAAGCTCCGAGCCCAGTTTGGGCAGCATGTGCGGCGTTACGCCCGCGACCCGCGGACGGATGTCTTCGGAGAAGCGGGCGACCAGCTTCTGCAGCGAAAACAGCATGCGCCAGTCCGACGAAATCACGATGCGCGCTTCCTCGAACTCTCGAATCACGGCTTCGATCAGCGGCAGGCAGCGGAAATCCTCCACCTCGCCCCAAGGGTGGGTCACCCCGTCGAAATCCATGAAAATGTAGGTCGTTCGATTCATTCGTTGTGCTCTTTAGCACTGTCTGAAAAAAGGTTTTTTCGACAGTGGGTTCATTGATGCTGCAATGCAGAATATACTGGAATCCAGTTTTTGTGCACCGCACACAAAAGTTTCTTTTTCTGTGCCCGACCACGGCCGTAATCTTCGTCTGGTCGAATAGGTCGGTGCAAGCCAATCTTTCACGCGTAGACACATGGAGCCCATCATGACCCCAATCATCAATCTGCAAGGCAAGGTCGGCCTGATCACAGGCATCGCCAACGAGAAGTCGATCTCGACCGGTGTTGCCGAGGCCTGCGCCCAGGCTGGTGCGACGCTGATCATTACTTACCAGAACGAAAAGACGCGCGCTTTCATCGAGCCGGTGCTTCATCGTCTCGGCGTCAAGGACGCCTACCTGCTGGACGTCACCAAGCCCGAAACCATGGACAACGTCTATGCACAGATCGATGCCAATTACGGCAAACTCGATTTCGTGCTCCACAGCATGGCCTTTGCCAAGCGCGACGACCTTCACGGCCGTGTGGTCGACACCTCGGCCGACGGCTTTGCGCTCGCCATGGACGTGTCCACCCACTCCTTCGTGCGCCTCGCCAAGATGGTCGAGCCGCTGCTGGTCAAGGCAGGTGGCGGTTCGCTCGTGACCATGACCTACCTCGGCTCCGAGAAGGTCATCCCCAACTATGGCGTGATGGGTTTGTGCAAGGCGGCCCTCGAAGCAGCCACCCGCTACATGGCCGCAGAAC
This genomic interval from Parazoarcus communis contains the following:
- the fabI gene encoding enoyl-ACP reductase FabI, which produces MTPIINLQGKVGLITGIANEKSISTGVAEACAQAGATLIITYQNEKTRAFIEPVLHRLGVKDAYLLDVTKPETMDNVYAQIDANYGKLDFVLHSMAFAKRDDLHGRVVDTSADGFALAMDVSTHSFVRLAKMVEPLLVKAGGGSLVTMTYLGSEKVIPNYGVMGLCKAALEAATRYMAAELGEKNIRVNAVSPGPLMTRAASGIAGFDGLMAAAVERAPMHSLVTPEDIGALTAFLVSDAGRLISGGVHFVDAGYNIMG
- a CDS encoding serine/threonine protein kinase, which produces MPATASSGAPFAGLTPDFVLDALESVGLRPDGRLLALNSYENRVYQVGIEDGPMLVVKFYRPARWTDAAILEEHSYTAELAEREIPVAEPVIIGGRSLHLHDGMRFTLFPRLSGRAPELSDPATLEWLGRFIGRIHAVGALHPFKSRPALDIASFGEEPRAWLLAHDFIPADILPAWKSTADQALDGVRRAFDRAGKFASLRLHGDCHMGNVLWQQGAGGGPQFVDFDDARMGPAIQDLWMLLSGERHEQVGQLADILAGYEDFMDFSPRELHLIEALRTLRLIHYSAWLARRWNDPAFTAAFPWFNTQHYWQDRVLELREQIALMDEPPLWPA
- a CDS encoding HAD domain-containing protein is translated as MNRTTYIFMDFDGVTHPWGEVEDFRCLPLIEAVIREFEEARIVISSDWRMLFSLQKLVARFSEDIRPRVAGVTPHMLPKLGSELHGLRERESMLWLAQHEPDVASAAWCAIDDAPGNWLSRSRLILTDFKRGFTEEDAGALSRMLTSLRDGVPTLEKPRSSFRWAS
- a CDS encoding alpha/beta fold hydrolase, producing the protein MQLQAWYHSCSAGFTLRGEHSLPSGKPVLHFVHGNGYCGRTYEPMLARLTPHFDLFLSDIQGHGDSDHGGRFHGWNRTAALCLEAWRARGTLFGDVPVFAVGHSFGGVITSLMLAKAPDQFSRAVLLDPVLFPPAMIGLMALSDVVGLYSRNTLARRTRQRRHHWPDRQSAFTSLHERGMFKGWKEEALWSYVNHALRNTPEGGVELKCRPAREAEIFSSYPRRLWSSLARITTSTHVLRGDKTYPFAAKGITRWRDSNPVVSEQVMPGGHCFMQEDPARSAEAICAFLSKDAQRQPGG
- a CDS encoding YaeQ family protein, encoding MALKATIYKAELQIADMDRSYYGDHALTLARHPSETDDRMMVRLLAFALYADPALSFGNALCVDDEPDLWERDLTGEIKRWIFVGQPDEKWIRKACGRSDKVVVINYGRAAPVWWEGIKAKLTRQQSLSVLRIAPEVAPALARLTDRSMRLQCTLQDGHVWVTNGEETVEVAPELLMGPARY